aggatccgagccatcaccacagctcattgcaacaccggattcttaacccactgagtgaggacagggattgaatccacgttctcatggatgctagttgggttcgttaactgctgagccatgacggaaactctgggtttttgcttttgattATTGGTAAAGGATTAGATTAGCTGAGCTTTCAGGCTTGTCCATAGTGTTGTGCTAGACCTTTTGATCTTATCAAAACTTTTTATATCTAATGGTTATGGAGTAGCATAATAATGATACATGTTATTATAACTAGATTAGGTTACAGtagattaattttttaacatttccataTAACAGTCTtcattacatgtatatataattgctTTGCAACGTGAAAGTTGAGGTTGGACCACTTAAGCAATATAATAACTTAATGGCTTTCTCAAAGGCTGAAAAACCTATGGAAAAGGTAGAATTTAAGATAGACTTTAAAGGATAGGTGCACTTATTTTTCTAAGTAGGGAAGGAAGGCAAGGGATTCCAGTTAAGGGAACTGACATGAGCAAAGCCTTGAAGGATCATGCAAATTTTGATTGTTGTGAGTatattgttttttactttttcagagGGTTCATATAAGGAGGAATAAAACTAGACATTTGGAATCAAACTTTGAGAAATCTTGAATGTTAAACTAAGATGTTTGAATTAGTAGGCTTTTGATATGTCCTGTGAATTCATTTGGCTTTTCTTGGctaatatacacatacaaattagTTTTGAGATTCTCTTAAGAGAGTCACATTTTCATTGCATCCTTAACCACTTGACTTGGTTCATAAGTTGACGGCCATTGCCAAGTCTTTTCTATCTCAAATGGTTGTTCTCTGGGGAAAGTGTAAGATAAACTACTTTTATCAAGATACTTTACCTGTTAAGACATTTTGAGCTATGCCTGTTCAGCCtctcccccatttctttcttgttAATGATCAGGTTTCAGTTCTACAGTATAATGAGTGTCTGCTTATTCCAAGAGTTGTGaattcttatttaaaactttctttttttatttccttcattcttaaAAGGGTTGTGTATGTATTTTGTTTATAAGATAGTTATTAactttcctgtttctcttcctttgcaGACCTAGAGGATCAAGACATAATGGGAGCATTTTTAGACAAACCAAAGATGGAAAAACATAACGCCCAAGGCCAGGGTAATGGGTTGCGTTATGGGCTAAGCAGCATGCAAGGCTGGCGAGTTGAAATGGAGGATGCACATACAGCTGTGATTGGTTTGCCAAGTGGACTTGAAACATGGTCATTCTTTGCTGTATATGATGGGCATGCTGGTTCTCAGGTTGCCAAATACTGCTGTGAGCATTTGTTAGATCACATCACCAATAACCAGGATTTTAAAGGGTCTGCAGGAGCACCTTCTGTGGAAAATGTGAAGAATGGAATCAGAACAGGTTTTCTGGAAATTGATGAACACATGAGAGTCATGTCAGAGAAGAAACATGGTGCTGATAGAAGTGGGTCAACAGCTGTAGGTGTCTTAATATCTCCTCAGCATACTTATTTCATTAACTGTGGAGACTCGAGAGGTTTACTTTGTAGGAACAGGAAAGTTCACTTCTTCACACAAGATCACAAACCAAGTAATCCGCTGGAAAAAGAACGAATTCAGAATGCAGGTGGTTCTGTGATGATTCAGCGTGTGAATGGCTCTTTGGCTGTGTCAAGGGCCCTTGGGGACTTTGATTACAAATGTGTCCATGGAAAAGGTCCTACCGAGCAGCTTGTTTCACCAGAGCCTGAAGTCCATGATATTGAAAGATCTGAAGAAGATGATCAGTTCATTATTCTTgcatgtgatggtatttgggaTGTTATGGGAAATGAAGAGCTCTGTGATTTTGTAAGATCCAGACTTGAAGTCACTGATGACCTTGAGAAAGTTTGCAATGAAGTAGTCGACACCTGTTTGTATAAGGtag
The nucleotide sequence above comes from Phacochoerus africanus isolate WHEZ1 chromosome 2, ROS_Pafr_v1, whole genome shotgun sequence. Encoded proteins:
- the PPM1A gene encoding LOW QUALITY PROTEIN: protein phosphatase 1A (The sequence of the model RefSeq protein was modified relative to this genomic sequence to represent the inferred CDS: inserted 1 base in 1 codon), which encodes MGAFLDKPKMEKHNAQGQGNGLRYGLSSMQGWRVEMEDAHTAVIGLPSGLETWSFFAVYDGHAGSQVAKYCCEHLLDHITNNQDFKGSAGAPSVENVKNGIRTGFLEIDEHMRVMSEKKHGADRSGSTAVGVLISPQHTYFINCGDSRGLLCRNRKVHFFTQDHKPSNPLEKERIQNAGGSVMIQRVNGSLAVSRALGDFDYKCVHGKGPTEQLVSPEPEVHDIERSEEDDQFIILACDGIWDVMGNEELCDFVRSRLEVTDDLEKVCNEVVDTCLYKGSRDNMSVILICFPNAPKVSPEAVKKEAELDKYLESRVEEIIKKQGEGVPDLVHVMRTLASENIPSLPPGGELASKRNVIEAVYNRLNPYXNDDTDSTSTDDMW